The following proteins are encoded in a genomic region of Arachis ipaensis cultivar K30076 chromosome B02, Araip1.1, whole genome shotgun sequence:
- the LOC107627139 gene encoding myosin-3-like produces MAWVRSAVNKAVEAGGQSSIRRSLRNYADSMKLHATTAVVGGARVFHDRMVAQNMRSFRHTVKRLEEVSVSCRGVERVQLLRRWLVALKEIERLVAAFAGSNPNDLLPDEIKELPISPTLVYYVDPDIVDEPKNFRDVFLHSQALEGITLSMILEAPNEEEVSLLSEIYGLCIKGEKEERTALLASVQDLAKAFAGYEDEVLAKREELLQYVQAAISGLKVNADLMRIEDEVFSLKEKIEKFKPSNFDAKSNETTAIDVKANNEALAQIQMYSKLEELLLKKKYFTCGDSLELHAEKIDKLKILSESLANSATKAQNRISENRSQKEEALNFRLTKTKEVDQIEKEVTMEIEELEKLKDELEEKLKKVNCLLLSARMRLHNAREEREQFNEASNEIVVHLKAKEDEMIRSIASYTRESNVVDTWMHFLKNTWLHQTSHTKKEKEQVNVELERYGENYMNLIIQLLSSYEEKLGSSVKQMRKLVENLSSNKGLENLTAPDNEDSKVNPRKKLQDEFLDIESKFLATLTIVDTINNQFHIQKEGIYRKDSDNVIKLLNAIKKIKEEYESIKRPKLEIEITPQKQEQPQSEISKTPKTPRTPSQKKTFMRSLSSISLTNRIRQDEAIMSPSIHRRSKSAGIDSLQMEVELDDMSDYDSAEEISEWEFDDVEQDHHTRS; encoded by the exons atggcgTGGGTAAGATCGGCGGTGAACAAAGCCGTTGAAGCGGGTGGCCAAAGCTCTATCAGACGCAGCCTTCGTAACTATGCCGACTCCATGAAGCTCCATGCAACCACCGCCGTCGTCGGTGGCGCCAGAGTCTTCCACGATCGCATG GTGGCTCAAAATATGCGAAGCTTTAGGCACACTGTAAAAAGGTTAGAAGAAGTTTCTGTATCATGTAGAGGGGTTGAGAGAGTTCAATTGCTAAGGAGGTGGCTGGTTGCACTAAAAGAAATCGAGAGACTTGTTGCTGCCTTCGCTGGCAGCAATCCAAACGATCTTCTTCCTGATGAAATTAAGGAGTTACCTATAAGCCCCACTTTG GTTTATTATGTAGACCCTGACATTGTGGATGAACCAAAAAATTTTCGTGATGTCTTTCTTCATAGTCAAGCTCTTGAGGGTATAACATTATCAATG ATTCTTGAAGCACCAAATGAGGAAGAAGTTTCACTACTTTCAGAGATCTATGG GCTCTGTATTAAGGGTGAAAAGGAGGAACGCACTGCCTTGTTAGCCAGTGTACAAGATTTGGCAAAAGCGTTTGCTGGATATGAAGATGAAGTCTTG GCAAAGCGGGAAGAATTGCTTCAATATGTCCAAGCTGCCATTTCAGGGCTAAAAGTAAATGCTGATCTCATGAG AATAGAAGATGAAGTCTTCAGTCTAAAGGAAAAAATTGAGAAGTTTAAGCCAAGCAATTTTGATGCAAAATCTAATGAGACAACTGCTATAGATGTAAAG GCTAATAATGAAGCTTTGGCACAAATTCAAATGTATTCCAAATTGGAGGAACTCTTACTCAAAAAGAAATACTTCACCTGTGGTGATTCTTTAGAACTTCATGCTGAAAAG ATTGACAAATTGAAAATCttatcagagtctcttgcaaaTTCTGCAACAAAAGCTCAAAATCGCATTTCAGAAAACAG ATCTCAAAAAGAAGAAGCACTTAATTTTCGGCTAACTAAGACAAAGGAGGTTGACCAAATTGAGAAG GAAGTAACAATGGAGATTGAAGAACTTGAGAAGCTAAAGGATGAACttgaagagaaactgaaaaag GTCAATTGCTTGTTATTATCTGCTAGAATGCGCCTCCACAatgcaagagaagaaagagagcAATTCAATGAAGCAAGCAATGAAATTGTTGTACATTTGAAGGCTAAG GAAGATGAGATGATTCGATCAATTGCTTCTTACACAAGGGAATCAAATGTTGTTGATACATGGATGCATTTTCTAAAGAATACATGGCTTCATCAAACCTCCCATACGAAGAAAGAGAAGGAGCAGGTCAA TGTTGAACTCGAGAGATATGGAGAAAATTATATGAATTTGATCATTCAGCTTTTGTCTTCCTATGAG GAAAAATTGGGTTCATCAGTTAAGCAAATGAGAAAGCTTGTGGAGAATTTAAGTTCAAATAAAGG ATTAGAGAATCTAACAGCTCCAGATAATGAGGATTCTAAAGTGAATCCAAGGAAAAAGCTTCAAGATGAATTTTTGGATATAGAATCCAAG TTTTTGGCTACTCTGACCATAGTGGACAccataaacaatcaatttcacaTCCAAAAGGAAGGAATTTATAG GAAAGATAGTGACAATGTCATAAAACTCCTGAATGCCATCAAGAAAATAAAGGAAGAATATGAATCCATTAAGAGACCGAAACTGGAAATAGAGATCACACCTCAAAAGCAAGAACAACCTCAATCAGAAATATCAAAAACACCaaaaacaccaagaacaccaagTCAAAAGAAAACATTTATGAGAAGTCTTTCAAGTATTTCCTTAACCAATAGAATAAGGCAAGACGAAGCGATCATGTCTCCATCTATCCACAGAAGATCAAAATCGGCAGGCATAGATTCATTGCAAATGGAAGTAGAACTTGATGATATGAGCGACTATGATTCAGCAGAAGAGATAAGTGAATgggaatttgatgatgttgagcAAGATCATCACACCAGAAGTTGA